One window from the genome of [Mycobacterium] stephanolepidis encodes:
- a CDS encoding TetR/AcrR family transcriptional regulator, protein MPAVGPDAKRYPKGEAKRREILSAALTVLERDGEAGASMRGIAKEANISLAGLMHYFPTRDVILTEIQRGADATFEERYQNSMSEVDPGEVLAQAMLDKASKPGSGTVYLSLAAAAAVDPGHPAGAYLRDRYERMRAHIAEYVRGRQAGGTVPAHVDADFVATALIAAADGIQIQWMSDPSIDMGRHMRRVWEQLLS, encoded by the coding sequence ATGCCAGCTGTTGGGCCTGATGCAAAGCGGTATCCCAAAGGGGAGGCCAAGCGCCGGGAGATCCTCAGCGCCGCGTTGACGGTGTTGGAGCGCGACGGAGAAGCGGGAGCTTCGATGCGCGGCATTGCCAAGGAGGCCAACATCAGTTTGGCCGGACTCATGCACTACTTCCCGACCAGGGACGTGATTCTCACCGAGATTCAGCGCGGCGCCGACGCCACCTTCGAAGAGCGATATCAGAACTCGATGTCAGAGGTCGATCCCGGTGAGGTGCTGGCGCAGGCGATGCTGGACAAGGCGAGTAAACCCGGCTCGGGGACGGTGTATTTGTCGTTGGCCGCCGCAGCAGCTGTTGACCCGGGGCACCCTGCAGGGGCGTACCTTCGCGACCGATATGAGCGGATGCGGGCACACATCGCCGAGTACGTGCGCGGCCGCCAGGCCGGTGGCACGGTGCCTGCGCACGTAGATGCCGATTTCGTCGCCACCGCATTGATCGCCGCCGCCGACGGTATTCAGATCCAATGGATGTCTGACCCCTCGATTGATATGGGTCGGCACATGCGCAGGGTATGGGAGCAGCTGCTCAGCTAA
- a CDS encoding acetyl-CoA acetyltransferase: MSHGMWILGAYQSDFGRNLLREGRDFADLTREVVDGTLTSAGLAGSDIGVVHVGNAFGEMFSAQGHLGAMPATVHEELWGVPAARHEAACASGSVAALAAIADLRAGFYDSALVLGLELEKTVTGEVGAAYLAAAAWTGHEDDAITYMWPHVFSRVAEEYDRRYGIDAAHLRAIAATNFGNARRNPNAQTRTWSVPDVEGVDDVANPVIEGRIRRFDCSQLTDGGAGLVLVTDDYMRRHPGARPLGRIEGWGHRTVGLGLQQKLDRDAQSPYVFPHVRDAVADAFHRAAVTLDAVSGFEVHDCFTPSEYLAIDHIGLTGPGESWKAIENGDIEMGGRLPINPSGGLIGSGHPVGASGVRMLVDAAKQVSGTAGDYQVEGADCFGTLNIGGSTATAVSFVVRSNSR; encoded by the coding sequence ATGTCTCACGGCATGTGGATCCTGGGTGCGTACCAGAGCGACTTCGGACGCAATCTCCTGCGCGAGGGGCGCGATTTCGCTGACCTGACCCGCGAGGTGGTCGATGGCACACTGACCTCGGCAGGTCTGGCCGGGAGTGATATCGGCGTGGTGCACGTCGGCAACGCGTTCGGTGAAATGTTCTCGGCTCAAGGGCATCTGGGTGCGATGCCGGCGACGGTGCATGAGGAGTTGTGGGGTGTTCCGGCCGCCAGACATGAAGCGGCCTGCGCCTCCGGCAGTGTCGCGGCTCTTGCCGCGATCGCGGACCTGCGCGCCGGATTTTATGACTCGGCACTGGTGTTGGGACTTGAGCTGGAGAAGACGGTGACCGGTGAGGTCGGTGCCGCCTACCTTGCTGCCGCTGCCTGGACCGGGCACGAGGACGACGCGATCACCTACATGTGGCCCCATGTGTTTTCACGAGTCGCCGAGGAGTACGACCGACGGTATGGAATCGACGCGGCCCACCTGCGGGCCATCGCGGCCACCAACTTCGGGAACGCCCGGCGAAATCCGAACGCGCAGACCCGTACCTGGTCGGTGCCCGATGTGGAAGGTGTTGACGATGTTGCCAATCCAGTGATCGAGGGTCGCATCCGACGGTTCGACTGTAGTCAGTTGACCGACGGCGGAGCCGGTCTGGTGCTCGTGACCGACGATTACATGCGCAGGCATCCCGGAGCCCGGCCACTCGGGCGTATCGAGGGCTGGGGTCACCGCACGGTGGGGTTGGGACTACAGCAGAAGCTCGATCGCGATGCGCAGTCTCCGTACGTGTTTCCTCATGTGCGGGACGCCGTCGCGGACGCGTTCCACCGCGCGGCGGTGACACTCGACGCTGTGAGCGGATTCGAAGTACATGACTGTTTCACGCCGAGTGAGTACCTGGCCATCGACCACATCGGCCTGACGGGGCCGGGGGAGTCGTGGAAAGCCATCGAGAACGGGGACATCGAGATGGGTGGCAGGCTTCCGATCAACCCGAGCGGTGGATTGATCGGATCCGGGCATCCGGTGGGTGCGAGCGGGGTCAGGATGTTGGTGGACGCCGCCAAGCAGGTCAGTGGAACCGCCGGTGATTACCAGGTTGAGGGCGCGGACTGTTTCGGCACCCTGAACATCGGTGGCAGCACCGCTACCGCGGTGAGTTTCGTGGTCCGGTCGAACTCTCGGTAG
- a CDS encoding carotenoid oxygenase family protein → MATKLFNTWNSTLPADDDHPYRTGPWQPQLREWDASHLTVVEGEVPADLDGMYLRNTENPLHPAATNYHPFDGDGMLHIVEFENGKASYRNRFVRTDGFAAENAAGGPLWAGFIEMPTVAKRDDGWGARRRMKDASSTDVVVHRGLALTSFYMCGDLYQVDPYTAETVGKETWHDKFPTEWGVSAHPKTDPITGEMLFFSYSKEEPHLRYGVVDKDANLVHQIDVPLPGPRLPHDMAYTENYVILNDFPLFWEPSLMKHGVHAPVFHPDLPSRFAVVPRRGDSSQVRWFEAAPTYALHFVNAYEDGDEIVLDGFFQNDPTPSTEGTNSLQEAAFRYLALDGFKSTLHRWRFNLVTGATTEERLSDNYTEFGMMNRNFETRPYRYTYAATGKPGWFLFDGLVRHDLHTGSEERISFGDGVFGSETAMAPRPGSTSEDDGYLVTLTTDMNTDSSYCLVFEASRMTEGPVCKLQLPERICSGTHSTWVPGAELRQARGLR, encoded by the coding sequence ATGGCCACCAAGCTGTTCAACACCTGGAACTCGACGCTTCCGGCCGACGACGACCATCCTTACCGGACCGGCCCATGGCAGCCACAGCTGCGCGAGTGGGACGCATCCCACCTCACGGTCGTCGAGGGTGAGGTCCCCGCCGACCTCGACGGCATGTACCTGCGCAACACCGAGAACCCCCTGCACCCGGCGGCAACCAACTACCACCCGTTCGACGGGGACGGCATGCTGCACATCGTCGAGTTCGAGAACGGCAAGGCCTCCTACCGCAACCGGTTTGTGCGCACCGATGGATTCGCCGCCGAGAACGCCGCCGGTGGCCCACTGTGGGCTGGGTTCATCGAAATGCCCACCGTCGCAAAACGAGACGACGGATGGGGCGCGCGCCGGCGGATGAAGGACGCCTCCAGCACCGATGTGGTCGTGCACCGTGGCCTCGCCTTGACCAGCTTCTACATGTGCGGCGACCTGTACCAGGTCGACCCCTACACTGCCGAGACCGTCGGCAAGGAAACCTGGCATGACAAGTTTCCCACCGAATGGGGAGTTTCAGCACACCCGAAAACCGATCCGATCACCGGCGAGATGTTGTTCTTCAGCTACAGCAAGGAGGAGCCGCACCTGCGTTACGGCGTGGTGGACAAGGACGCCAATTTGGTGCACCAGATCGATGTTCCGCTCCCCGGCCCGCGTCTCCCGCACGATATGGCCTACACGGAAAACTACGTGATACTCAACGATTTTCCTTTGTTCTGGGAACCGTCACTCATGAAGCACGGGGTGCACGCGCCGGTGTTCCATCCCGATCTTCCCTCACGATTCGCTGTAGTCCCCCGCCGTGGCGACTCGTCGCAAGTCCGCTGGTTCGAGGCCGCACCAACCTACGCACTGCACTTCGTCAACGCCTACGAGGACGGAGACGAAATCGTGCTCGACGGGTTCTTCCAGAACGACCCCACCCCGTCAACAGAGGGTACGAACTCGTTACAGGAGGCGGCGTTTCGCTATCTGGCGCTGGATGGCTTCAAATCCACGCTGCACCGCTGGCGGTTCAATCTGGTCACGGGCGCCACCACCGAGGAGCGGCTCAGCGACAACTACACCGAATTCGGCATGATGAATCGCAATTTTGAGACACGGCCCTATCGCTACACCTACGCGGCAACCGGCAAGCCGGGCTGGTTTCTGTTCGACGGACTGGTACGCCACGACCTCCACACTGGATCGGAGGAGCGAATCTCGTTCGGCGATGGAGTCTTCGGCAGCGAAACGGCGATGGCTCCACGTCCCGGTAGCACATCCGAGGACGACGGCTACCTGGTTACGCTTACCACCGATATGAACACCGATTCCTCTTACTGCCTGGTGTTCGAGGCCTCCCGTATGACCGAAGGCCCGGTATGCAAACTGCAGCTTCCCGAAAGAATCTGCAGCGGTACTCATTCCACATGGGTGCCGGGAGCCGAGCTGCGTCAGGCCCGGGGCCTGCGTTGA
- a CDS encoding winged helix-turn-helix transcriptional regulator — MGAGSRAASGPGPALTSTLKPVSTNAIGRMVGLLGDEWTLLLVRESLLGARRFSDFSERLPISNAVLTQRLLKLVDDGLLSREVYQERPLRAGYQPTRQCQELWPVLVSIWHWERTWVPEHPEKMPLMHHRTCGQDFSPVLRCAGCHQPVSQEHIDTEWGPSGGWQRSVPQGATRRRSGTDRHRQAGLFPETMSILGNRWASAMVAAAFLGARQFGDFHTRLSAPPALIADRLRGFCTIGVLQRAAHPKRSDWSEYHLTPKGLAFFPIVMTAVDWGQRHFPTQEGPAMIFTHRDCGSRFTPELACDQCDQRVNSNGIEPR, encoded by the coding sequence ATGGGTGCCGGGAGCCGAGCTGCGTCAGGCCCGGGGCCTGCGTTGACCTCAACGCTCAAACCTGTCAGCACCAACGCGATCGGGCGTATGGTCGGGCTGCTGGGCGATGAATGGACCCTGTTACTCGTACGCGAATCACTCTTGGGTGCAAGACGATTCAGCGATTTTTCGGAGCGATTGCCGATATCCAACGCTGTACTCACCCAGCGGCTTTTGAAGCTTGTCGACGACGGGCTGCTCAGCCGTGAGGTGTACCAGGAACGGCCACTGCGCGCGGGCTACCAGCCCACCCGACAGTGCCAGGAACTGTGGCCGGTACTGGTATCCATCTGGCATTGGGAGCGAACGTGGGTCCCGGAGCATCCGGAGAAGATGCCCTTGATGCACCACCGGACATGCGGACAGGACTTTTCACCCGTGCTGCGCTGTGCGGGTTGCCACCAGCCGGTGAGCCAAGAACACATCGACACCGAATGGGGCCCGAGCGGCGGGTGGCAACGGTCTGTACCGCAGGGCGCAACGCGACGTCGCAGCGGCACCGACAGACACCGGCAGGCAGGGCTGTTCCCCGAAACCATGTCGATTCTCGGCAACCGCTGGGCATCGGCGATGGTGGCGGCCGCGTTCCTCGGAGCACGGCAGTTCGGCGATTTCCACACCAGGCTCAGTGCCCCACCCGCCTTGATCGCCGACCGATTGCGCGGCTTTTGCACCATAGGTGTGCTGCAGCGCGCCGCTCACCCCAAGCGTTCGGATTGGTCCGAGTATCACCTGACCCCTAAAGGGCTGGCGTTCTTCCCGATCGTGATGACGGCGGTGGACTGGGGTCAGCGGCACTTCCCGACACAAGAGGGGCCCGCCATGATCTTTACCCATCGCGATTGCGGGAGCCGCTTTACACCCGAACTCGCCTGCGACCAATGCGATCAGCGTGTGAACTCGAACGGCATCGAGCCCCGATGA
- the tsf gene encoding translation elongation factor Ts yields MANFTAADVKRLRELTGAGMLDCKNALAESDGDFDKAVEVLRIKGAKDVGKRAERATAEGLVVARDGALVELNSETDFVAKNAEFQGLADAIVGAAAAGKIGEVDALLAAKVEDGRTVEQAIADLAAKIGEKLELRRVAYFDGTVEAYLHKRAADLPPAVGVLVEYTGSDEGAAHSVALQIAALKAKYLTREDVPADVVENERRIAEETAKAEGKPEAALPKIVEGRVTGYYKDVVLLDQPSVSDNKKSVKALLDEAGVTVTRFARFEVGQA; encoded by the coding sequence ATGGCGAATTTCACAGCCGCCGATGTGAAGCGGCTCCGGGAACTGACCGGTGCCGGAATGCTCGACTGCAAGAACGCCCTGGCCGAGTCCGACGGTGATTTCGACAAGGCCGTCGAGGTGCTGCGCATCAAGGGTGCCAAGGACGTCGGCAAGCGTGCCGAGCGCGCCACCGCCGAGGGTCTCGTCGTCGCGCGTGACGGCGCACTTGTCGAGCTGAATTCGGAGACCGACTTCGTCGCCAAGAACGCCGAGTTCCAGGGTCTGGCCGACGCCATCGTCGGTGCGGCCGCGGCGGGCAAGATCGGCGAGGTCGACGCCCTCCTGGCCGCCAAGGTCGAGGACGGTCGGACCGTCGAGCAGGCGATCGCAGACCTGGCCGCCAAGATCGGCGAGAAGTTGGAGCTGCGCCGGGTGGCGTACTTCGATGGAACCGTCGAGGCATACCTGCACAAGCGCGCCGCGGACCTGCCGCCGGCCGTGGGCGTGCTGGTCGAATACACCGGTTCGGACGAGGGTGCCGCGCACTCCGTGGCGCTGCAGATCGCCGCGCTCAAGGCCAAGTACCTGACGCGCGAAGATGTTCCGGCCGATGTGGTCGAGAACGAGCGACGCATCGCCGAGGAGACCGCCAAGGCTGAGGGCAAGCCCGAGGCCGCGCTGCCCAAGATCGTCGAGGGTCGCGTGACTGGCTACTACAAGGATGTCGTGCTGCTGGATCAGCCGTCGGTGTCCGACAACAAGAAGTCCGTCAAGGCTCTGCTTGACGAGGCCGGTGTCACCGTGACCCGCTTTGCGCGGTTCGAGGTCGGCCAAGCCTAG
- the rpsB gene encoding 30S ribosomal protein S2 gives MAVVTMKQLLDSGAHFGHQTRRWNPKMKRFIFTDRNGIYIIDLQQTLTYIDKAYEFVKETVAHGGSIMFVGTKKQAQEPIAEEATRVGMPYVNQRWLGGMLTNFSTVHKRLQRLKELESMEQTGGFEGRTKKEILMLTREKNKLERSLGGIRDMQKVPSAIFVVDTNKEHLAVAEARKLNIPIIAILDTNCDPDVVDYPIPGNDDAIRSAALLTKVVASAIAEGLQARSGLAGGDEKPEAAEPLAEWEQELLASAVATTDEGAAPAAETTETTTEEG, from the coding sequence ATGGCTGTAGTAACTATGAAGCAGCTGCTTGACAGCGGCGCGCACTTCGGGCACCAGACCCGTCGTTGGAATCCCAAGATGAAGCGGTTCATCTTCACCGACCGCAACGGCATCTACATCATCGACTTGCAGCAGACGCTGACCTACATCGACAAGGCGTACGAGTTCGTCAAGGAGACCGTCGCCCACGGTGGGTCGATCATGTTCGTCGGCACCAAGAAGCAGGCTCAGGAGCCCATCGCCGAAGAGGCGACTCGCGTTGGCATGCCTTACGTCAACCAGCGCTGGCTGGGCGGCATGCTCACCAACTTCTCCACCGTTCACAAGCGTCTGCAGCGCCTCAAGGAGCTGGAGTCGATGGAGCAGACCGGTGGCTTCGAGGGACGCACCAAGAAGGAAATCCTCATGCTCACGCGTGAGAAGAACAAGCTTGAGCGCAGCCTCGGCGGTATCCGGGACATGCAGAAGGTGCCTTCGGCGATCTTCGTGGTGGACACCAACAAGGAGCACCTCGCCGTTGCCGAGGCCCGCAAGCTGAACATCCCGATCATCGCGATCTTGGACACCAACTGCGATCCCGATGTCGTCGACTACCCGATCCCGGGCAACGATGACGCGATCCGCAGCGCCGCGCTGCTCACCAAGGTCGTCGCTTCCGCGATCGCCGAGGGTCTGCAGGCCCGCTCCGGCCTGGCCGGTGGCGACGAGAAGCCGGAAGCCGCCGAGCCGCTTGCCGAGTGGGAGCAGGAGCTGCTTGCCTCCGCTGTCGCAACCACCGACGAAGGTGCTGCGCCGGCGGCTGAGACCACCGAAACCACAACCGAGGAAGGCTAA
- a CDS encoding murein hydrolase activator EnvC family protein: protein MAATAPGDTGDRFDWPLRPRPAVTRHFDKPQERWNRGHRGVDLAGLPDQRVTAAGPGIVVYAGSIAGRTLVSIEHDGGLRTTYEPITPLVKPGQRVGEGSVIGTLRPGHPGCDGAACLHWGALHGPASTANYLDPLGLLAATPLRLKPLQAG, encoded by the coding sequence GTGGCCGCCACCGCACCGGGTGACACGGGTGATCGTTTCGACTGGCCACTACGTCCTCGACCTGCGGTAACCCGGCACTTCGACAAGCCGCAGGAGCGTTGGAACCGGGGGCATCGCGGGGTCGATTTGGCCGGTCTCCCTGATCAGCGGGTGACCGCAGCCGGGCCGGGCATCGTGGTGTACGCCGGATCCATCGCCGGTAGGACGCTGGTCTCGATAGAACACGACGGCGGTCTGCGGACCACCTATGAGCCGATTACCCCGCTGGTCAAGCCGGGTCAGCGCGTAGGCGAAGGATCGGTCATCGGGACATTACGGCCCGGACATCCCGGCTGCGATGGAGCAGCCTGCTTGCACTGGGGCGCACTACACGGGCCCGCTTCGACGGCGAACTACCTGGATCCGCTGGGACTGTTGGCCGCTACCCCGCTACGGCTCAAACCGCTTCAGGCGGGCTGA
- a CDS encoding TetR family transcriptional regulator, translating into MTRAGTKGMPRAEREQQILDAACQEFGRSGYAGMSLAAVASAVGVSKPMVLAYFGSKEQLYIACVQRAGSIVGDHIATAMEAAPPTLALPRAVLQAIFQALAPRPSDWLVIWDRTLPEDSDALAVARIARMRLAALAGQGVAAVGSAATELRDPQDIGVLTQGWMGMVGAMITWWIRHPEQSAEQMAERASRLITIIASAGISEAESPDGHATPRPGKPVRGSGSGQPLNAAFDLFGRRWAILALWELRSGSKTFSELRQHMGDVGEVSSGVLTTRLSELTAAHIVRSQDGQYSLTAVGKALLVALAPLELWARAWSKSVR; encoded by the coding sequence GTGACACGGGCAGGTACCAAGGGCATGCCCCGCGCCGAGCGGGAGCAACAGATCCTCGATGCCGCATGCCAGGAGTTCGGCCGTAGCGGATACGCGGGCATGTCCCTGGCCGCGGTGGCGTCGGCAGTCGGCGTGTCCAAGCCCATGGTGCTGGCGTATTTCGGGTCCAAGGAGCAGCTGTACATCGCGTGTGTGCAGCGCGCTGGATCGATTGTCGGTGACCACATCGCCACGGCGATGGAAGCGGCCCCGCCCACGCTCGCGTTGCCACGGGCAGTGCTGCAGGCGATCTTTCAGGCGTTGGCACCCCGCCCGTCCGATTGGCTGGTGATCTGGGATCGGACACTGCCCGAGGACAGTGATGCACTTGCGGTTGCCCGGATCGCAAGAATGCGTCTCGCTGCCCTCGCCGGCCAGGGCGTGGCCGCCGTGGGAAGCGCGGCCACCGAGCTGCGCGACCCGCAGGACATCGGTGTACTCACGCAGGGCTGGATGGGGATGGTCGGCGCCATGATCACCTGGTGGATCCGGCACCCCGAGCAGAGCGCAGAGCAGATGGCCGAGCGCGCCAGCCGACTGATCACGATCATCGCCAGTGCCGGGATATCCGAGGCCGAGTCGCCCGACGGGCACGCCACGCCCCGCCCGGGCAAGCCCGTGCGGGGGTCCGGTTCCGGACAGCCGCTCAATGCGGCATTCGACCTTTTCGGTCGCCGTTGGGCCATTCTTGCGCTGTGGGAGTTGCGCTCCGGATCAAAGACTTTTTCCGAGCTCAGGCAGCATATGGGCGACGTCGGAGAGGTATCGAGTGGCGTGCTCACCACACGCCTTAGCGAGCTGACCGCCGCCCACATCGTGCGCAGCCAGGATGGGCAGTACTCGCTGACGGCGGTGGGTAAGGCGTTGCTTGTCGCGCTGGCCCCGCTGGAATTGTGGGCAAGGGCCTGGTCGAAATCGGTCCGATGA
- a CDS encoding MmpS family transport accessory protein, with translation MRGAWVYLVSTAVLCIAGAYIAHLRLSDIPDPAIGHSYKPPSIGKPREKTVEYRLNGPNGATVEASYLDVDGTVREVSGTLPWQTTLRTGQLTIPTGVVAQSNRGQMSCSITINGEVRDEKASDSPAVSCQVAVA, from the coding sequence ATGCGTGGCGCGTGGGTGTACCTGGTATCGACGGCGGTCCTCTGTATCGCCGGGGCCTACATAGCCCATCTGCGGCTCAGCGACATTCCTGACCCCGCCATCGGCCATTCCTACAAGCCGCCGTCGATAGGCAAGCCACGCGAAAAGACTGTCGAGTACCGGCTCAACGGACCCAACGGTGCCACCGTCGAGGCGTCCTACCTCGATGTCGACGGCACCGTGCGCGAGGTATCCGGAACCCTCCCGTGGCAAACCACCTTGCGTACAGGGCAGCTCACCATCCCCACGGGCGTGGTGGCCCAGTCGAACAGAGGGCAGATGTCCTGCAGTATCACGATCAACGGCGAGGTCCGCGACGAAAAGGCTTCTGACTCACCAGCCGTCTCCTGCCAGGTGGCGGTAGCGTGA